In the Chelonoidis abingdonii isolate Lonesome George chromosome 13, CheloAbing_2.0, whole genome shotgun sequence genome, one interval contains:
- the TTYH2 gene encoding protein tweety homolog 2, whose amino-acid sequence MKVGLEQHLARLNEIFAARSDYVQTLKFLQQMAGNILLQLSGLPVWQDVSVDLTAVAGQVGYVEYYRWLSYLLLFILDLIICLIACLGLAKRSRCLLTTMLCCGLVTLILSWASLAVDTSAAVGTSDFCVAPDKFIMNLTRGDLSADVVHYYLYCSQNLSNPFQQALTIYQRSLTTMQIQIQGLMQFAVLLFPTAEKDLLGIQQLLNSSETSLHQLTAMLDCRGLHKDYLDGLMGVCYDGVEGLLYLALFSLLAAISFSTLICATPRAWKHFADRDRDYDDINEEDPFNPQARRIATHNPTRGQLRSFCSYSSSLGSQASLHPPAQTISNAPVSEYMNQTALFGGNPRYENVPLIGRGSPPPTYSPSMRATYLSVNDEHLRHYGNEFPA is encoded by the exons ATGaaggtggggctggagcagcacctgGCTCGGCTGAATGAGATCTTCGCCGCGCGGAGCGACTACGTGCAGACCCTGAAGTTCCTGCAGCAAATGGCCGGCAACatcctcctgcagctctcaggGCTGCCGGTCTGGCAGGACGTGAGCGTTGACCTGACGGCTGTGGCCGGCCAGGTGGGCTATGTGGAATATTACag GTGGCTCTCCTACCTCCTGCTCTTCATCCTCGACCTGATCATCTGCCTCATCGCCTGCTTGGGGCTGGCCAAGCGCTCCAGGTGCCTCCTCACCAC GATGTTGTGCTGCGGTCTGGTGACGCTCATTCTCAGCTGGGCCTCCCTGGCTGTGGACACCTCTGCGGCTGTG GGCACCAGTGACTTCTGCGTCGCCCCAGACAAGTTCATCATGAACCTAACTCGGGGCGATCTCAGTGCAG ACGTGGTTCACTACTACCTGTACTGCAGCCAGAACCTGAGCAACCCCTTCCAGCAG GCCCTGACCATCTACCAGCGCTCGCTCACCACCATGCAGATTCAGATCCAGGGCCTAATGCAGTTTGCGGTGCTCCTCTTCCCCACGGCCGAG AAAGACCTGCTTGGGATCCAGCAGCTGCTGAACTCCTCTGAGACCAGCCTGCACCAGCTGACAGCCATGCTGGACTGCCGGGGCCTGCACAAG GATTACCTGGATGGGCTGATGGGCGTCTGCTACGACGGGGTGGAGGGTTTGCTCTATCTGGCCTTGttctccctgctggcagccatATCCTTCTCCACTCTCATCTGTGCCACGCCGCGGGCCTGGAAGCACTTTGCCGACAG GGATCGAGATTACGACGACATCAACGAGGAAGATCCCTTCAACCCGCAGGCCCGTCGCATCGCCACCCACAACCCCACCCGCGGGCAGCTCCGCAGCTTCTGCAGCTACAGCAGCAGTCTGGGCAGCCAGGCCAGCCTGCACCCGCCAGCACAGACCATCTCCAATGCCCCGGTGTCTGAGTACAT GAACCAGACTGCGCTCTTCGGTGGAAACCCGCGCTACGAAAATGTCCCATTGATTGGAAGAGGCTCTCCTCCCCCTACG